The Bombus pyrosoma isolate SC7728 linkage group LG3, ASM1482585v1, whole genome shotgun sequence genome has a segment encoding these proteins:
- the LOC122566212 gene encoding uncharacterized protein LOC122566212 has product MGVHVSESEQVRDRPSPMTELVNDPYDYHPSPIDINDNNDDDNDDYDDNDDDDVLRSWLVLVTQIFDVKGKRAKKERSEAHRTDVTGRMARDRSGSEYSENMSDATTCSCTTSSADKASSAC; this is encoded by the exons ATGGGTGTACACGTAAGTGAATCAGAACAAGTTCGAGACCGACCGAGCCCGATGACAGAGCTCGTGAACGATCCTTACGATTATCACCCTTCACCGATCGATATCAATgacaacaacgacgacgacaacgacgactacgacgacaacgacgatgacgacgtgCTTCGATCCTGGCTAGTACTAGTCACGCAAATCTTCGACGTGAAAGGAAAACGCGCTAAAAAG GAGAGAAGCGAGGCCCACCGTACCGATGTCACCGGCAGAATGGCCAGGGATCGTTCCGGTTCAGAGTATTCGGAGAACATGAGCGACGCCACGACTTGCAGCTGCACGACGAGTTCCGCTGACAAGGCTAGTAGCGCATGTTAG
- the LOC122566209 gene encoding homogentisate 1,2-dioxygenase isoform X1, producing MFIDQMGRLVRLNFLGVRRWTGRRHFRLLMLAAGYVGLVDRCSETETRWGKRIVVRVGQVKSRGSSETNRGSKKRSYRQLERAISSSLPADARFAPFSVLPFRFVSPETSLFSSLVIGSAFCLAFTTSTTTSSFSGSGGGGGGGGGLAKLRKTRDAGKEEEEEEEEGRDEEEEEEEENEEEYLTGFGNEFSSEDERCPGALPIGQNNPQRCPYGLYAEQLSGTSFTAPRSRNRRSWLYRIKPSVVHKPFTPVDSAPRLDYRWDAVNPTPNQLRWKPFDVPTRQAAEIDFVEGLHTLCGAGDARVRQGIAIHVYLCNASMKNKAFYNSDGDLLIVPQLGALLITTEFGKIHCEPNEICVIQQGMRFNVAVFGPSRGYILEVYDDHFQLPELGPIGANGLANPRDFQTPVAWYEDREIDYEIVCKYHGKLFVAEQDHSPFDVVAWHGNYVPFKYDLDKFMVVNTVSFDHCDPSIFTVLTCPSGKIGTAAADFVIFPPRWSVQEHTFRPPYYHRNCMSEFMGLIKGRYEAKDESFHPGGASLHSIMTPHGPDSSCFETASNSKLKPERVADGTQAFMFETSYSLAITEWAANLSNKLDNDYYKCWQSLKKHFVSNAS from the exons ATGTTTATTGACCAGATGGGACGTTTGGTTCGTCTTAATTTCCTCGGTGTCCGCCGGTGGACTGGCAGGAGGCACTTCCGGCTGCTGATGCTCGCCGCAGGATACGTCGGACTTGTTGATCGCTGTTCCGAAACAGAAACGAGGTGGGGGAAACGAATCGTAGTACGCGTCGGACAAGTGAAATCTAG AGGATCGAGCGAGACGAATCGAggatcgaagaaacgaagttaTCGACAGCTCGAGAGAGCTATATCTTCTAGCTTACCTGCAGATGCAAGGTTTGCTCCGTTCTCGGTTCTTCCATTCCGGTTCGTTTCACCGGAGACGTCTCTTTTCTCGTCCCTGGTTATAGGTTCCGCGTTTTGCTTGGCGTTCACCACGAGCACCACGACGTCTTCCTTCTCCGGTAGTGGGGGCGGTGGTGGTGGAGGCGGTGGCTTGGCGAAGCTGAGAAAGACGCGCGATGcagggaaagaagaagaagaagaagaagaagaaggaagagacgaagaagaagaagaagaagaagaaaacgaagaagaa tATCTGACAGGATTCGGCAACGAATTCTCCAGCGAGGACGAACGTTGCCCCGGTGCCCTACCGATCGGTCAGAACAATCCTCAACGATGTCCGTACGGTCTGTACGCGGAACAGCTGTCCGGCACGTCGTTTACCG CTCCTCGCTCTCGAAACAGACGCTCGTGGTTGTATCGAATCAAGCCGTCGGTCGTCCATAAACCCTTCACACCGGTTGACAGCGCTCCTCGTCTCGACTACAGATGGGACGCTGTAAATCCAACGCCGAATCAG CTACGATGGAAACCCTTTGACGTGCCGACCAGACAAGCCGCGGAGATAGATTTCGTGGAAGGTTTGCACACGCTATGCGGCGCGGGAGACGCTCGCGTTCGTCAAGGTATTGCGATCCACGTGTATCTCTGCAATGCCTCCATGAAGAACAAGGCCTTCTACAATTCCGACGGAGATCTTCTCATTG TGCCGCAGCTAGGCGCGTTACTGATAACCACGGAGTTTGGCAAGATCCATTGTGAGCCGAACGAGATATGCGTGATCCAGCAAGGTATGCGGTTCAACGTTGCTGTGTTTGGTCCATCTCGAGGATACATCTTAGAGGTGTACGACGATCACTTTCAATTGCCCGAATTGGGACCGATAG GAGCGAATGGTCTGGCGAACCCACGGGATTTTCAAACGCCGGTAGCGTGGTACGAGGATCGTGAAATCGATTACGAGATCGTGTGCAAGTATCACGGTAAGCTGTTCGTAGCCGAGCAAGACCACAGTCCGTTCGACGTGGTAGCTTGGCATGGAAATTACGTTCCGTTCAAATACGACCTCGACAAATTCATGGTCGTTAATACGGTTTCTTTCGATCATTGT GATCCTTCGATCTTCACGGTCCTGACGTGTCCCTCCGGGAAGATCGGTACAGCAGCAGccgattttgtaatattcccACCTCGATGGTCCGTGCAGGAGCACACTTTTCGGCCTCCTTATTATCATC GAAATTGTATGAGCGAATTCATGGGCCTGATAAAGGGACGATACGAAGCTAAGGACGAAAGTTTCCATCCAGGCGGAGCGTCGTTGCATTCCATTATGACGCCACATGGACCGGATTCGTCTTGTTTCGAAACTGCTTCAAACAGCAAGTTGAAACCTGAACGCGTCGCCGATGGAACACAAGCTTTCATGTTTGAAACGTCGTATAGTTTGGCGATAACCGAATGGGCTGCAAATCTTTCCAACAAACTGGACAACGATTATTACAAATGCTGGCAATCTCTTAAAAAGCATTTCGTTTCGAATGCttcttaa
- the LOC122566209 gene encoding homogentisate 1,2-dioxygenase isoform X4 has product MKYLTGFGNEFSSEDERCPGALPIGQNNPQRCPYGLYAEQLSGTSFTAPRSRNRRSWLYRIKPSVVHKPFTPVDSAPRLDYRWDAVNPTPNQLRWKPFDVPTRQAAEIDFVEGLHTLCGAGDARVRQGIAIHVYLCNASMKNKAFYNSDGDLLIVPQLGALLITTEFGKIHCEPNEICVIQQGMRFNVAVFGPSRGYILEVYDDHFQLPELGPIGANGLANPRDFQTPVAWYEDREIDYEIVCKYHGKLFVAEQDHSPFDVVAWHGNYVPFKYDLDKFMVVNTVSFDHCDPSIFTVLTCPSGKIGTAAADFVIFPPRWSVQEHTFRPPYYHRNCMSEFMGLIKGRYEAKDESFHPGGASLHSIMTPHGPDSSCFETASNSKLKPERVADGTQAFMFETSYSLAITEWAANLSNKLDNDYYKCWQSLKKHFVSNAS; this is encoded by the exons atgaag tATCTGACAGGATTCGGCAACGAATTCTCCAGCGAGGACGAACGTTGCCCCGGTGCCCTACCGATCGGTCAGAACAATCCTCAACGATGTCCGTACGGTCTGTACGCGGAACAGCTGTCCGGCACGTCGTTTACCG CTCCTCGCTCTCGAAACAGACGCTCGTGGTTGTATCGAATCAAGCCGTCGGTCGTCCATAAACCCTTCACACCGGTTGACAGCGCTCCTCGTCTCGACTACAGATGGGACGCTGTAAATCCAACGCCGAATCAG CTACGATGGAAACCCTTTGACGTGCCGACCAGACAAGCCGCGGAGATAGATTTCGTGGAAGGTTTGCACACGCTATGCGGCGCGGGAGACGCTCGCGTTCGTCAAGGTATTGCGATCCACGTGTATCTCTGCAATGCCTCCATGAAGAACAAGGCCTTCTACAATTCCGACGGAGATCTTCTCATTG TGCCGCAGCTAGGCGCGTTACTGATAACCACGGAGTTTGGCAAGATCCATTGTGAGCCGAACGAGATATGCGTGATCCAGCAAGGTATGCGGTTCAACGTTGCTGTGTTTGGTCCATCTCGAGGATACATCTTAGAGGTGTACGACGATCACTTTCAATTGCCCGAATTGGGACCGATAG GAGCGAATGGTCTGGCGAACCCACGGGATTTTCAAACGCCGGTAGCGTGGTACGAGGATCGTGAAATCGATTACGAGATCGTGTGCAAGTATCACGGTAAGCTGTTCGTAGCCGAGCAAGACCACAGTCCGTTCGACGTGGTAGCTTGGCATGGAAATTACGTTCCGTTCAAATACGACCTCGACAAATTCATGGTCGTTAATACGGTTTCTTTCGATCATTGT GATCCTTCGATCTTCACGGTCCTGACGTGTCCCTCCGGGAAGATCGGTACAGCAGCAGccgattttgtaatattcccACCTCGATGGTCCGTGCAGGAGCACACTTTTCGGCCTCCTTATTATCATC GAAATTGTATGAGCGAATTCATGGGCCTGATAAAGGGACGATACGAAGCTAAGGACGAAAGTTTCCATCCAGGCGGAGCGTCGTTGCATTCCATTATGACGCCACATGGACCGGATTCGTCTTGTTTCGAAACTGCTTCAAACAGCAAGTTGAAACCTGAACGCGTCGCCGATGGAACACAAGCTTTCATGTTTGAAACGTCGTATAGTTTGGCGATAACCGAATGGGCTGCAAATCTTTCCAACAAACTGGACAACGATTATTACAAATGCTGGCAATCTCTTAAAAAGCATTTCGTTTCGAATGCttcttaa
- the LOC122566209 gene encoding homogentisate 1,2-dioxygenase isoform X2 — MQGKKKKKKKKKEETKKKKKKKKTKKKYIYLTGFGNEFSSEDERCPGALPIGQNNPQRCPYGLYAEQLSGTSFTAPRSRNRRSWLYRIKPSVVHKPFTPVDSAPRLDYRWDAVNPTPNQLRWKPFDVPTRQAAEIDFVEGLHTLCGAGDARVRQGIAIHVYLCNASMKNKAFYNSDGDLLIVPQLGALLITTEFGKIHCEPNEICVIQQGMRFNVAVFGPSRGYILEVYDDHFQLPELGPIGANGLANPRDFQTPVAWYEDREIDYEIVCKYHGKLFVAEQDHSPFDVVAWHGNYVPFKYDLDKFMVVNTVSFDHCDPSIFTVLTCPSGKIGTAAADFVIFPPRWSVQEHTFRPPYYHRNCMSEFMGLIKGRYEAKDESFHPGGASLHSIMTPHGPDSSCFETASNSKLKPERVADGTQAFMFETSYSLAITEWAANLSNKLDNDYYKCWQSLKKHFVSNAS; from the exons ATGcagggaaagaagaagaagaagaagaagaagaaggaagagacgaagaagaagaagaagaagaagaaaacgaagaagaagtaCATC tATCTGACAGGATTCGGCAACGAATTCTCCAGCGAGGACGAACGTTGCCCCGGTGCCCTACCGATCGGTCAGAACAATCCTCAACGATGTCCGTACGGTCTGTACGCGGAACAGCTGTCCGGCACGTCGTTTACCG CTCCTCGCTCTCGAAACAGACGCTCGTGGTTGTATCGAATCAAGCCGTCGGTCGTCCATAAACCCTTCACACCGGTTGACAGCGCTCCTCGTCTCGACTACAGATGGGACGCTGTAAATCCAACGCCGAATCAG CTACGATGGAAACCCTTTGACGTGCCGACCAGACAAGCCGCGGAGATAGATTTCGTGGAAGGTTTGCACACGCTATGCGGCGCGGGAGACGCTCGCGTTCGTCAAGGTATTGCGATCCACGTGTATCTCTGCAATGCCTCCATGAAGAACAAGGCCTTCTACAATTCCGACGGAGATCTTCTCATTG TGCCGCAGCTAGGCGCGTTACTGATAACCACGGAGTTTGGCAAGATCCATTGTGAGCCGAACGAGATATGCGTGATCCAGCAAGGTATGCGGTTCAACGTTGCTGTGTTTGGTCCATCTCGAGGATACATCTTAGAGGTGTACGACGATCACTTTCAATTGCCCGAATTGGGACCGATAG GAGCGAATGGTCTGGCGAACCCACGGGATTTTCAAACGCCGGTAGCGTGGTACGAGGATCGTGAAATCGATTACGAGATCGTGTGCAAGTATCACGGTAAGCTGTTCGTAGCCGAGCAAGACCACAGTCCGTTCGACGTGGTAGCTTGGCATGGAAATTACGTTCCGTTCAAATACGACCTCGACAAATTCATGGTCGTTAATACGGTTTCTTTCGATCATTGT GATCCTTCGATCTTCACGGTCCTGACGTGTCCCTCCGGGAAGATCGGTACAGCAGCAGccgattttgtaatattcccACCTCGATGGTCCGTGCAGGAGCACACTTTTCGGCCTCCTTATTATCATC GAAATTGTATGAGCGAATTCATGGGCCTGATAAAGGGACGATACGAAGCTAAGGACGAAAGTTTCCATCCAGGCGGAGCGTCGTTGCATTCCATTATGACGCCACATGGACCGGATTCGTCTTGTTTCGAAACTGCTTCAAACAGCAAGTTGAAACCTGAACGCGTCGCCGATGGAACACAAGCTTTCATGTTTGAAACGTCGTATAGTTTGGCGATAACCGAATGGGCTGCAAATCTTTCCAACAAACTGGACAACGATTATTACAAATGCTGGCAATCTCTTAAAAAGCATTTCGTTTCGAATGCttcttaa
- the LOC122566209 gene encoding homogentisate 1,2-dioxygenase isoform X3, producing MKDEFKYLTGFGNEFSSEDERCPGALPIGQNNPQRCPYGLYAEQLSGTSFTAPRSRNRRSWLYRIKPSVVHKPFTPVDSAPRLDYRWDAVNPTPNQLRWKPFDVPTRQAAEIDFVEGLHTLCGAGDARVRQGIAIHVYLCNASMKNKAFYNSDGDLLIVPQLGALLITTEFGKIHCEPNEICVIQQGMRFNVAVFGPSRGYILEVYDDHFQLPELGPIGANGLANPRDFQTPVAWYEDREIDYEIVCKYHGKLFVAEQDHSPFDVVAWHGNYVPFKYDLDKFMVVNTVSFDHCDPSIFTVLTCPSGKIGTAAADFVIFPPRWSVQEHTFRPPYYHRNCMSEFMGLIKGRYEAKDESFHPGGASLHSIMTPHGPDSSCFETASNSKLKPERVADGTQAFMFETSYSLAITEWAANLSNKLDNDYYKCWQSLKKHFVSNAS from the exons ATGAAAGACGAGTTTAAG tATCTGACAGGATTCGGCAACGAATTCTCCAGCGAGGACGAACGTTGCCCCGGTGCCCTACCGATCGGTCAGAACAATCCTCAACGATGTCCGTACGGTCTGTACGCGGAACAGCTGTCCGGCACGTCGTTTACCG CTCCTCGCTCTCGAAACAGACGCTCGTGGTTGTATCGAATCAAGCCGTCGGTCGTCCATAAACCCTTCACACCGGTTGACAGCGCTCCTCGTCTCGACTACAGATGGGACGCTGTAAATCCAACGCCGAATCAG CTACGATGGAAACCCTTTGACGTGCCGACCAGACAAGCCGCGGAGATAGATTTCGTGGAAGGTTTGCACACGCTATGCGGCGCGGGAGACGCTCGCGTTCGTCAAGGTATTGCGATCCACGTGTATCTCTGCAATGCCTCCATGAAGAACAAGGCCTTCTACAATTCCGACGGAGATCTTCTCATTG TGCCGCAGCTAGGCGCGTTACTGATAACCACGGAGTTTGGCAAGATCCATTGTGAGCCGAACGAGATATGCGTGATCCAGCAAGGTATGCGGTTCAACGTTGCTGTGTTTGGTCCATCTCGAGGATACATCTTAGAGGTGTACGACGATCACTTTCAATTGCCCGAATTGGGACCGATAG GAGCGAATGGTCTGGCGAACCCACGGGATTTTCAAACGCCGGTAGCGTGGTACGAGGATCGTGAAATCGATTACGAGATCGTGTGCAAGTATCACGGTAAGCTGTTCGTAGCCGAGCAAGACCACAGTCCGTTCGACGTGGTAGCTTGGCATGGAAATTACGTTCCGTTCAAATACGACCTCGACAAATTCATGGTCGTTAATACGGTTTCTTTCGATCATTGT GATCCTTCGATCTTCACGGTCCTGACGTGTCCCTCCGGGAAGATCGGTACAGCAGCAGccgattttgtaatattcccACCTCGATGGTCCGTGCAGGAGCACACTTTTCGGCCTCCTTATTATCATC GAAATTGTATGAGCGAATTCATGGGCCTGATAAAGGGACGATACGAAGCTAAGGACGAAAGTTTCCATCCAGGCGGAGCGTCGTTGCATTCCATTATGACGCCACATGGACCGGATTCGTCTTGTTTCGAAACTGCTTCAAACAGCAAGTTGAAACCTGAACGCGTCGCCGATGGAACACAAGCTTTCATGTTTGAAACGTCGTATAGTTTGGCGATAACCGAATGGGCTGCAAATCTTTCCAACAAACTGGACAACGATTATTACAAATGCTGGCAATCTCTTAAAAAGCATTTCGTTTCGAATGCttcttaa
- the LOC122566210 gene encoding uncharacterized protein LOC122566210, which produces MWLIRNSNLTMRRLVNLAMLLCYLSRSVAAMYCYPDYCQNVTKLVATPGFQCLLTKVQRKGDCTKLTFEGYSRYPADGTAAKFNLRSYTYEESGYKLTAFNLSVTNVDFHGLVTRYQSLLDENESACRYIELYGNETNPVPQELYISCPFSDVSYESVPYRLDYLVTGEKYNYSKRYVFNVPVHRFIGEGVSIKEYRPFVYIDVSYAPLLSLHVQPLPEVYNVTGYKIWLINNDTDFVKTFNMTSEQDFRYNFTAHTGVFYFKVAPMHSECGDYGCVNSTTPFIIIQETSHRLLIMIISTVWIPPVILYVLYHLYKLYKKEVLKRKGIPKCLLVYSPTRLSHINVMIELAKYLRICDVNAMIDMLDVTDTTDKGPECWCDAAFRNADVVLIATSPPPKKPAASAIYRNTGNYLLRLVKENQSEKEKRYYIVQLPYCKSDDVPEETRHLRRLSLPKELPKLVKIIHKVERVKCSSVSDQEFLDSVKLAKLEILKEDANIAKDERETESLLTLERTEIANNRTSAVLDDNAVSQSFATNIDELNLLGEGGEGEEVCTRESSKDDTCSFRIDELNL; this is translated from the exons atgtGGTTGATTCGTAACTCTAACCTTACAATGCGGAGACTTGTCAATCTTGCGATGCTTCTTTGTTACTTGAGCAGAAGCGTCGCAGCTATGTATTGTTATCCAGACTACTGTCAGAACgtg ACAAAATTAGTTGCTACTCCTGGTTTCCAATGTCTATTGACAAAAGTTCAAAGGAAAGGAG ATTGCACCAAACTCACGTTCGAAGGTTATAGTCGTTATCCAGCGGATGGCACAGCAgccaaatttaatttacgttCATACACGTATGAGGAATCTGGGTATAAACTAACAGCTTTCAACTTAAGCGTTACCAATGTGGACTTTCATG GACTTGTTACACGTTATCAAAGTTTACTTGATGAGAACGAATCAGCATGTAGGTACATAGAACTTTATGGGAACGAAACCAACCCAGTACCGCAagaattgtatatttcttgtCCATTTTCTGATGTATCTTACGAATCTGTTCCATACCGGTTAGATTATCTCGTAACAGGAGAAAAGTATAACTATAGCAAAAGATACGTTTTCAATGTACCTGTGCACAGATTTATCG GAGAAGGTGTAAGTATAAAGGAATACAGACCATTTGTATATATAGATGTCTCTTATGCTCCTCTTCTTTCGTTGCACGTGCAACCACTGCCAGAAGTATATAATGTAACAGGGTATAAAATTTGGTTGATAAACAACGATACGGATTTCGTGAAAACATTCAATATGACCAGCGAACAAGATTTTCGCTACAATTTTACCGCGCACACCGgcgtgttttattttaaagttgCTCCCATGCATTCAGAGTGTGGCGACTATGGATGCGTGAACAGCACCACGCcttttatcattatac AGGAAACGTCTCATCGTTTATTGATCATGATTATTAGCACTGTGTGGATACCGCCCGTGATATTGTACGTCCTTTATCATCTTtacaaattgtataaaaagg AAGTATTGAAAAGGAAAGGGATACCGAAATGTTTGTTAGTCTACTCACCGACTCGACTGTCGCATATCAATGTAATGATCGAGCTTGCAAAGTATTTAAGAATTTGCGACGTTAACGCCATGATAGACATGCTCGACGTTACGGATACCACGGACAAA GGTCCAGAATGTTGGTGCGATGCTGCGTTTCGAAACGCAGACGTCGTTCTTATCGCAACTTCTCCGCCGCCTAAGAAGCCTGCGGCATCGGCTATTTATCGAAACACCGGTAATTATCTTTTGAGACTGGTCAAAGAGAATCAGTCGGAGAAAGAAAAGCGCTATTATATCGTGCAATTGCCGTATTGTAAATCGGACGATGTGCCCGAGGAAACAAGGCATTTGAGGAGACTTTCTTTGCCAAAAGAGTTGCctaaattagtaaaaattattcacaagGTGGAACGCGTAAAATGTTCCTCGGTATCCGACCAGGAATTTCTGGACAGCGTGAAATTAGCGAAACTCGAGATTCTGAAGGAAGATGCGAACATTGCGAAAGACGAACGAGAAACTG AAAGCCTTTTAACGTTGGAAAGGACGGAAATAGCAAATAATCGGACGTCAGCTGTGCTGGATGATAACGCAGTGTCTCAATCGTTTGCAACAAATATCGATGAATTAAACTTGCTCGGAGAAGGTGGAGAAGGTGAGGAAGTATGTACTCGTGAATCTTCGAAGGACGATACGTGCTCGTTTCGTATCGACGAATTGAACTTGTGA
- the LOC122566060 gene encoding uncharacterized protein LOC122566060 yields the protein MVLPFIPPKFANADSNTLLKPSEYLKSICKISSKSSLLKARSVDNLDIQSRSGDRREGFVRPEGTEEQEQELRETLAERGATRKATRELEEEEEEEDRVVVVVEEGKESTAGPPPPPLSPLQKSRRINEESNTVAMTDLESQKTLQPLATISIQDLTSIQLRRTSAKMNATKTFSAPPPRSVSMTNVSEPFFVQKTDLIAELKRTKDIPGIKKMKVEMAQVEKTQEQNLMSEINKAFNVSNFVDQIPEKDSSGNVIPIWKRQMLARKAAERAKKELEEQLARENEERRQKAIPAWKRQLLAKKDNEEKRLNQVCATPTAKVDAVATPTPTPTPTSRRDVSPSSISSRTTHRHEEKPDVEEKKPADANSSHQGSHGTQANETDDDAQIIPWRAQLRKTSSKLNILD from the exons ATGGTGCTACCGTTCATACCGCCCAAGTTCGCCAACGCGGACTCCAACACTCTGCTCAAGCCGTCCGAGTATCTCAAGAGCATCTGCAAGATTTCGTCAAAGAGCAGCCTGTTGAAAGCAAG ATCGGTCGACAATTTGGACATACAAAGTAGAAGCGGTGACCGAAGAGAAGGCTTCGTCAGACCGGAAGGGACCGAGGAACAGGAGCAAGAACTGAGGGAGACTTTAGCGGAAAGGGGTGCCACGCGCAAAGCAACTCGGGAGctggaggaggaggaagaggaagaggatagggtggtggtggtggtcgAAGAGGGAAAGGAATCGACTGCAGGACCTCCGCCGCCACCGTTGTCTCCGCTTCAAAAATCTCGGCGTATCAACGAGGAGTCCAACACGGTCGCGATGACCGATCTCGAATCACAGAAAACCCTGCAGCCACTCGCCACCATCAGCATTCAAGATCTGACCAGTATCCAACTGCGAAGAACTTCCGCGAAAATGAACGCGACGAAAACGTTCTCCGCGCCTCCGCCGCGCAGCGTATCTATGACGAACG TTTCAGAGCCGTTCTTCGTACAAAAGACCGATTTAATCGCGGAACTGAAGAGAACCAAGGACATCCCTGGAATTAAGAAGATGAAGGTGGAGATGGCGCAGGTGGAAAAGACACAGGAGCAGAATCTCATGTCGGAGATCAACAAGGCGTTCAACGTTTCGAATTTCGTGGATCAG ATCCCAGAGAAAGACAGTTCGGGGAACGTGATACCGATATGGAAACGACAGATGCTGGCGCGAAAGGCTGCCGAGCGAGCGAAGAAAGAATTGGAGGAGCAGCTCGCCAGGGAAAACGAAGAGAGACGACAGAAAGCGATTCCTGCTTGGAAGAGGCAGCTCCTCGCCAAAAAGgacaacgaagaaaaaag ACTGAACCAAGTGTGCGCGACGCCAACAGCCAAAGTAGATGCGGTGGCGACGCCAACGCCAACGCCGACGCCGACATCGAGGAGGGATGTTTCGCCTTCGTCTATCTCATCGCGCACTACCCACCGACACGAAGAGAAACCAGACGTCGAGGAGAAGAAGCCTGCCGACGCGAACTCCTCGCATCAAGGATCGCACGGGACGCAGGCAAACGAAACAGACGACGACGCTCAAATTATTCCGTGGCGAGCACAGCTTAGGAAGACCTCCAGCAAACTCAATATTTTGGATTAA